A section of the Thermoanaerobaculia bacterium genome encodes:
- a CDS encoding transposase codes for MPRTARIAPVGLVYHVTHRGNRRGEIFFEREDRDRYLRWLAEASERYGLQLWAYCLMTNHVHLLVRIAAPGALGRTLGLVQGRYAQYINRRRTWTGHLWANRFYSHPVEGATVAVVARYIERNPVRAGMTASPQAYAWSSARAHCGLRVDSFLAPDRPLPGDLPDWNAWIQTKDDIAESRLREQSHAGRPLGTDAFCALIELAVGRSLQRRRRGRPPADRSS; via the coding sequence ATGCCGAGAACTGCTCGAATCGCGCCGGTCGGACTGGTGTACCACGTCACGCATCGCGGCAACCGCCGCGGCGAGATCTTTTTCGAACGCGAAGATCGCGACCGCTACCTGCGCTGGCTTGCGGAGGCCAGCGAACGCTATGGACTCCAACTCTGGGCCTACTGCCTCATGACGAATCACGTGCACCTGCTGGTGCGAATTGCAGCGCCGGGGGCTCTTGGCCGGACACTCGGGCTCGTTCAAGGCCGTTACGCGCAATACATCAACCGGCGGCGCACCTGGACCGGTCATCTTTGGGCGAACCGGTTCTACTCGCACCCGGTCGAGGGCGCCACCGTCGCGGTGGTCGCGCGCTACATCGAGCGCAACCCGGTACGCGCCGGCATGACCGCGTCGCCACAGGCCTATGCCTGGTCGAGCGCGCGCGCACACTGCGGACTGCGTGTGGACAGTTTTCTGGCGCCCGATCGTCCACTGCCCGGTGACCTGCCGGACTGGAACGCCTGGATTCAGACGAAGGACGACATCGCGGAATCGCGCCTCCGCGAGCAGAGCCATGCGGGAAGGCCTCTCGGAACCGATGCCTTCTGTGCCCTCATCGAGCTCGCAGTCGGTCGCTCCCTCCAGCGCCGCCGTCGCGGCCGCCCACCGGCCGACAGATCGAGCTGA